In the genome of Populus nigra chromosome 19, ddPopNigr1.1, whole genome shotgun sequence, the window aaaattaaaaactgaaaGTAAAAAAGGCAACCTGTCTGTGTAGACTCGTTCCTGTCTTCTGTAATAGAAATTTGGAAAAGTCCAATGTGATCTGAACGGATGTGCTGAGCTGAGCATTATAGGCCAGTCCAGTCCAGTCCCCTACACTGTTTGCATGTAATTACAAATCTATATACTTCacagttgtaaaaaaaaaatccaacaccCACTTGACTACTCCCTTACAAAAAATCTAAGCTTCCAACGAGCACTTGCACTGCTGAGGATCagtaaactctctctctctcccccccccccccccctccccctctctctctctctctgtggcTTTCTTCAATAAATGGCTCTTTTTGCTTCCATCTCCACGTCTCTGCTCTCTATATCAACTACCCAAATCCCCCGCCCTTTAAACTTTAAGAGGCGACTTTTCTGTCCCTTGGCTACTTTAAGACCACCTTCCCCTGAATCACCACCACCAGTTTCCTCTAAGAACCACCACCCATCAAAGCCTTTGGTTGAGTCATCTAGACCTCCTCCTGATTCAGGCTTCAACTACGCCCTTGCTAATCCATCTCCCAACCGAGTTGTTCAGTTCATTCGTTCCACTGAGTCAAACATTGAGAgggtaaaaataacaaaatccaatcttttttttttttcagttgttCTTAGACATGGAAAGTTCaatgtttttaaagatattacTTGAATGCCTTTTTCTGTGATTTATGCAGTTGTTGGGCCAAATTGATTCAAAAGTAATAAGTAATGAAGGGATTTCTGCTTGTATGCTATGTAATTATAGGCAAATTTAACATTCTAATTCTGCTCAAAGCACTTGGAATTGTAATTCTGGTCTTGATGGTCTTCATTAGCTCCTCATTTCTTCAATATCTCAAGATTtgttttcctctttctttaGACATAATCAAGTCTAACAGTGCTCTTCTTTTCATGTCCATTATTATTAAACAGGCAATTTTTGACTTTCGCTTCTTGGCGCTTCTGGCTGTAGTAGGCTCACTTGCTGGTTCCCTCTTGTGCTTTCTAAATGTAATTTCTATTACCCTTCATCCATTGAAATGTTGTGAAATCTTAAAGCATAAGAGTTGTATTATTTGGAAGAATGTGTAGTGGAGGTTTACTATCTTAATCAGAGGAGTTTAGAGTGTTTTATAATGGATTATGAGCGAAGTATAGTTCTTCACGATAACCTAAAACTACACCCAAATACTCACTACTTATAATCTTTTCAGGGCTGTGTTTACATTATTGATGCTTACAGAATTTATTGGACAAGCTGTGTCAAAGGAATTCATACAGGAAAGATGGTTCTACGATTAGTTGAAGCTATTGGTGAGATGTTCTGATTTTTTGGAAACTTTTACATGAATTATCCCTTAATGCCACTCCTCACACGAGACCTATATTTTTATCCACCACGAAAAAGTCATTGTGCTACTTACCATGAAACTGTGAATAAAGGAATTTTTAGTCTATAACATTTCGATGACAGTTATGAGAAACAGAAGTGAACTTCACTACTTCTATGCATCTCAATTCTGTCTCATTCAGCAGAATGTCACCGTATAGCCATAGTTTTCATTTTACAATGTTACATCCAACTTCCCGTTTCCACTGTTTTAACTTAATTATTAGTTATCACAGGAGTT includes:
- the LOC133679597 gene encoding uncharacterized protein LOC133679597 — encoded protein: MALFASISTSLLSISTTQIPRPLNFKRRLFCPLATLRPPSPESPPPVSSKNHHPSKPLVESSRPPPDSGFNYALANPSPNRVVQFIRSTESNIERAIFDFRFLALLAVVGSLAGSLLCFLNGCVYIIDAYRIYWTSCVKGIHTGKMVLRLVEAIDVYLAGTVMLIFGMGLYGLFICNVPPDAPASDDRALKGSSLFGMFALKERPKWMKISSLDELKTKVGHVIVMILLVKMFERSKMVTIATGVDLLSYSVCIFLSSASLYILSNLHKSE